One Gossypium raimondii isolate GPD5lz chromosome 3, ASM2569854v1, whole genome shotgun sequence genomic window carries:
- the LOC105794935 gene encoding indole-3-acetic acid-amido synthetase GH3.6, protein MPEAPKILSGSADCIDDIVVENNNKVLKFIEDVTADADEVQRRVLSEILSRSANVEYLQRYGLNGCTDRETFKKVIPVVTYEDLKPDIERIANGDTSPILCSQPISEFLTSSGTSAGERKLMPTIEEELGRRSLLYSLLMPVMSQFLPGLDKGKGMYFLFVKSEAKTPGGLVARPVLTSYYKSSHFKNRPNDPYTNYTSPKETILCLDSYQSMYSQLLCGLFQNEDVVRVGAVFASGFIRAIQFLEKHWSLLCKDIRTGTIDSKITDPSVREAVMKILKPNPKLADFVEAECSKGSWKGIITRLWPETKYIDVIVTGTMSQYIPALDYYSNALPLVCTMYASSECYFGINLNPLCNPSEVSYTLIPNMAYFEFLPVTRKDELTGSISEPTALNDKEKQQLVDLVDVKLGQDYELVVTTYAGLYRYRVGDILRVSGFKNKAPQFNFICRKNVVLSIDSDKTDEVELQNAVKNAANQLLQYEASLVEYTGYADTSAIPGRYVLFWELSVKDSTLIAPSVFEDCCFTVEESLNSVYRQGRVCDKSIGPLEIRVVENGTFDMLMDFALSQGSSINQYKTPRCVKYAPIIELLNSRVISSYFSPKCPRWTAGHKQWCTQN, encoded by the exons ATGCCAGAAGCTCCCAAAATCTTATCCGGCTCTGCGGATTGCATTGATGATATCGTCGTGGAAAACAATAACAAGGTGTTAAAGTTTATTGAAGATGTTACTGCTGATGCTGATGAAGTGCAAAGGCGAGTTCTGTCCGAAATTCTCTCTCGTAGCGCCAACGTTGAGTACTTGCAAAGATATGGTCTTAACGGGTGTACTGATAGAGAAACGTTCAAGAAGGTGATCCCTGTCGTCACGTATGAAGATTTAAAGCCAGATATTGAGCGTATTGCCAACGGTGATACTTCACCAATTCTCTGCTCTCAACCTATATCAGAGTTCTTAACAAG TTCTGGTACATCTGCTGGTGAGAGGAAACTGATGCCGACGATAGAAGAGGAACTGGGGAGGAGATCGCTGCTTTATAGCTTGCTGATGCCTGTGATGAGCCAATTTCTTCCAGGTTTGGATAAAGGGAAAGGAATGTATTTTTTGTTCGTAAAATCAGAAGCTAAGACCCCAGGGGGACTAGTGGCTCGTCCAGTCTTAACTAGCTATTATAAAAGCTCACATTTTAAGAATAGGCCTAACGATCCCTACACCAACTATACAAGCCCCAAGGAAACCATTCTATGCCTAGATTCTTACCAGAGCATGTACTCTCAGTTGCTTTGTGGCCTTTTTCAAAACGAAGATGTCGTTCGGGTCGGTGCAGTTTTCGCTTCTGGTTTCATTCGAGCTATCCAGTTCCTCGAAAAACATTGGAGTCTTCTTTGTAAAGATATTCGAACAGGAACTATAGACTCTAAAATCACTGATCCATCTGTAAGGGAAGCTGTCATGAAAATCCTGAAACCTAACCCCAAGCTTGCTGATTTTGTTGAGGCAGAATGTAGCAAAGGGTCATGGAAAGGAATCATAACTAGACTGTGGCCTGAGACTAAGTACATAGATGTTATCGTTACAGGAACCATGTCACAGTACATTCCTGCACTGGATTATTACAGCAACGCCCTCCCCCTTGTTTGCACCATGTACGCTTCATCCGAGTGTTACTTCGGGATTAATCTCAACCCACTTTGCAACCCTAGTGAGGTATCCTACACCCTTATTCCCAACATGGCGTATTTCGAGTTCTTGCCGGTGACCAGGAAAGATGAGTTAACCGGTTCCATCTCTGAACCAACCGCCCTGAATgacaaagaaaaacaacaacTGGTCGATCTTGTTGATGTCAAACTTGGACAAGACTATGAGCTTGTTGTCACAACATATGCTG GTCTTTATCGTTATCGTGTTGGAGACATACTTCGTGTATCAGGATTCAAGAACAAAGCCCCACAATTCAACTTCATATGTAGGAAAAACGTTGTTCTTAGCATTGATTCTGATAAAACCGATGAAGTGGAACTGCAAAATGCAGTGAAAAACGCTGCAAACCAACTTTTGCAATATGAAGCATCTCTGGTAGAATACACCGGCTATGCAGACACATCGGCAATCCCTGGCCGTTATGTGCTATTCTGGGAACTCAGTGTTAAAGATTCAACTTTAATTGCGCCATCGGTTTTTGAGGATTGTTGCTTCACAGTTGAAGAATCACTCAACAGCGTCTACCGCCAAGGGCGAGTTTGTGACAAGTCTATTGGGCCATTGGAGATAAGGGTAGTGGAGAATGGCACATTTGACATGCTCATGGACTTTGCTCTAAGCCAGGGTTCATCTATAAACCAGTACAAGACACCAAGGTGTGTCAAATATGCTCCCATTATTGAGCTTCTAAATTCAAGGGTGATTTCGAGTTATTTCAGTCCAAAATGTCCTAGATGGACAGCGGGTCACAAGCAATGGTGCACTCAAAACTAA
- the LOC105794936 gene encoding fasciclin-like arabinogalactan protein 21, with protein MACSSNWWRAPVYFTVSVLLAFLAISTALRSLPRDNSLPTKTTIAPLLLDASSALRKSGFNIIATLLQITPEIFISSPHSTIFAIPDSSIANASHTSWLLKHLFQYHASPLQLSMKDLLKKHRGSCFPTLFHGKNVALTKVDEKERVVEINHVLVSHPDIFLNGPLTIHGVLGPFTSMDPRYVNQGWDHIQAPICDSNLSLVSEAIATKNVVEWTHVIRLLSSKGFVSFAIGLNSVLDGILYDKMKLNSVTVFAPPEFSFVASASSLLEKIVRFHILPRKLTYMELASLPANATLCTLAPDHDLEISKAVNITQELMINQVKIVAPNMFESKKFVIHGISQAFKLGELPNTSR; from the coding sequence atggcttgttcCTCAAATTGGTGGCGTGCCCCTGTCTACTTCACCGTCTCCGTTTTGTTGGCTTTCCTAGCCATCTCCACAGCCCTACGTTCACTACCCAGAGACAATTCACTGCCGACAAAAACCACCATAGCTCCACTCCTTTTGGATGCTTCCAGCGCTTTAAGAAAATCGGGTTTTAACATCATAGCCACCCTCCTTCAAATCACCCCTGAAATCTTCATTTCCTCTCCACATTCCACAATCTTTGCTATCCCAGACTCTTCCATTGCAAACGCCTCTCACACTTCTTGGCTGTTGAAGCATCTTTTTCAATACCACGCCTCTCCTCTTCAGCTTTCCATGAAAGATCTCTTGAAGAAGCACCGAGGTAGTTGCTTCCCTACCTTGTTTCATGGAAAGAACGTGGCTTTAACCAAGgttgatgaaaaagaaagagtggTGGAGATCAACCATGTGTTGGTTTCACATCCGGATATCTTTCTTAATGGCCCTTTAACAATTCATGGTGTTCTTGGTCCATTTACCTCCATGGATCCTCGATATGTTAACCAGGGTTGGGACCATATTCAAGCCCCGATATGCGACTCTAATCTTAGCTTGGTTTCTGAAGCTATCGCCACCAAGAATGTGGTTGAATGGACCCATGTTATCCGTTTGTTAAGCTCAAAGGGATTCGTTTCGTTTGCAATTGGCCTGAATTCGGTTCTTGATGGGATTCTTTACGACAAGATGAAGTTAAACTCTGTTACAGTCTTTGCCCCACCGGAGTTCTCGTTTGTAGCGTCTGCTTCATCTTTGCTTGAGAAAATAGTAAGGTTTCATATACTACCTCGAAAGCTCACCTACATGGAACTTGCTTCTTTACCTGCAAATGCAACATTATGTACTTTAGCTCCGGACCATGATCTCGAGATATCCAAGGCCGTAAATATTACACAAGAATTGATGATTAACCAAGTTAAGATTGTTGCACCAAATATGTTTGAATCCAAGAAGTTTGTGATCCATGGAATATCACAAGCATTCAAATTGGGTGAGCTTCCTAACACCTCCAGATGA